A DNA window from Bradyrhizobium barranii subsp. barranii contains the following coding sequences:
- a CDS encoding chemotaxis protein CheW, whose product MSNKKTQIGEGAMVEYVTAMIGGQLFGLPISRVQDVFMPERVTRVPLSSREIAGVLNLRGRIVTVVDMRARLGLPKPEDGKTPMAVGVDLRGESYGLLIDQIGEVLRLAEAGMEENPVNLDPRMAKLAGGVHRLDGQLMVVLDVDRVLELKTEVQMAA is encoded by the coding sequence ATGAGCAACAAGAAGACGCAGATCGGCGAAGGCGCCATGGTCGAATACGTCACCGCGATGATCGGCGGCCAGCTGTTCGGCCTGCCGATCTCCCGGGTCCAGGACGTGTTCATGCCCGAGCGCGTCACCCGCGTTCCCCTGTCCTCGCGCGAGATCGCGGGGGTGCTGAACCTGCGCGGCCGCATCGTCACCGTGGTCGACATGCGCGCCCGGCTCGGCCTGCCCAAGCCCGAGGACGGCAAGACCCCGATGGCGGTCGGCGTCGACCTGCGCGGTGAATCCTACGGCCTCCTGATCGACCAGATCGGCGAGGTGCTGCGGCTTGCCGAGGCCGGCATGGAAGAGAACCCCGTCAACCTCGACCCCCGCATGGCCAAGCTTGCCGGCGGCGTCCACCGCCTCGACGGCCAGCTCATGGTCGTCCTCGACGTCGATCGCGTCCTCGAGCTTAAAACCGAAGTGCAAATGGCTGCCTGA
- a CDS encoding response regulator: protein MKTCLVVDDSSVVRKIARRILEGLEFEVTEAEDGSKALEICQRQLPDAVLLDWNMPVMDGFEFMGHMRRLPGGDQPKVVFCTTENNVAHIAQALSGGANEYIMKPFDKDIIADKFAEVGLIPVGQAMV, encoded by the coding sequence ATGAAGACATGTTTGGTGGTCGATGATTCCAGCGTCGTGCGAAAGATCGCGCGCCGGATCCTGGAAGGCCTGGAATTCGAAGTTACCGAGGCCGAGGACGGCTCGAAGGCGCTGGAGATCTGCCAGCGGCAGTTGCCCGATGCGGTGCTGCTCGACTGGAACATGCCCGTGATGGACGGCTTCGAGTTCATGGGCCACATGCGCCGCCTGCCCGGCGGCGACCAGCCGAAGGTGGTGTTCTGCACCACCGAGAACAACGTGGCTCATATCGCCCAGGCGCTCAGCGGCGGCGCCAACGAGTACATTATGAAGCCCTTCGATAAAGACATCATCGCCGACAAATTCGCTGAAGTCGGCTTGATCCCGGTCGGACAAGCCATGGTCTGA
- a CDS encoding CheR family methyltransferase, producing MTPTEYEYLRKFLRDHSGLDLSADKQYLIESRLLPLARKAGLSGISELVQKLQGGSSALVTSVVEAMTTNETFFFRDKVPFDHFRDTIMPEVIKARAGRRSVRIWCAAGSTGQEPYSLAMCLKEMGAALTGWRIEIIATDLSQEVLEEAKAGIYSQFEVQRGLPIQMLMKYFKQTGETWQINPELRAMIQHRQLNLLHDFAQLGTFDVIFCRNVLIYFDQDTKINIFNRLARQIEGDGFLVLGAAETVVGLTDTFRPIPDRRGLYKPNDPRAAATKPALAGAAPPRMAVLAGR from the coding sequence GTGACCCCGACCGAGTATGAGTATCTGCGTAAGTTCCTGAGGGATCATTCCGGGCTCGACCTGTCCGCAGACAAGCAATATCTGATCGAAAGCCGGTTGTTGCCGCTCGCCCGCAAGGCCGGGCTCTCCGGGATCAGCGAGCTCGTGCAGAAGCTGCAGGGCGGCTCGAGCGCGCTCGTCACCAGCGTGGTCGAAGCCATGACCACCAACGAGACCTTCTTCTTCCGCGACAAGGTCCCGTTCGATCATTTCCGCGACACCATCATGCCTGAGGTCATCAAGGCGCGCGCCGGCCGACGGAGCGTGCGCATCTGGTGCGCCGCCGGCTCGACCGGGCAGGAGCCCTATTCGCTGGCGATGTGCCTGAAGGAGATGGGCGCGGCCCTGACCGGCTGGCGCATCGAGATCATCGCGACCGACCTGTCGCAGGAGGTGCTCGAGGAGGCCAAGGCCGGCATCTATAGCCAGTTCGAGGTGCAGCGCGGCCTGCCGATCCAGATGCTGATGAAATATTTCAAGCAGACCGGCGAGACGTGGCAGATCAATCCCGAGCTGCGCGCGATGATCCAGCACCGGCAACTCAACCTGCTGCATGATTTTGCCCAGCTCGGTACCTTCGACGTCATCTTCTGCCGCAACGTGCTGATCTATTTCGACCAGGACACCAAGATCAACATCTTCAACCGCCTCGCCCGCCAGATCGAGGGAGACGGCTTCCTGGTGCTGGGTGCAGCCGAAACCGTGGTCGGACTGACCGACACGTTCAGGCCGATCCCGGATCGTCGCGGCCTCTACAAGCCGAACGATCCGCGTGCAGCGGCAACCAAACCGGCTCTCGCCGGCGCCGCGCCGCCGCGCATGGCGGTGTTGGCAGGACGATAG
- a CDS encoding response regulator: MPRSSLSPIPSNLPDVAERRALQLLVVDDDATQRSLITVAARQAGHEVTVAPSVAEAIEKLRAARFDCVTLDLVLEDGDGIDVLREMAAAKFAGHVIVISGMDGKRRSAARSFARSVGIQLQGLPKPLDLAALRISLANLGKTAMGLPAIHTWGGVATDAIVERHRA; this comes from the coding sequence ATGCCCCGAAGTTCCCTCTCCCCCATCCCGTCAAATCTGCCCGACGTCGCCGAGCGGCGTGCGCTTCAGCTCCTGGTGGTCGACGACGACGCCACGCAGCGCAGCCTGATCACGGTCGCCGCCAGGCAGGCCGGCCATGAAGTCACGGTGGCGCCGTCCGTCGCCGAGGCGATCGAGAAGCTCCGCGCCGCCCGCTTCGACTGCGTGACGCTCGATCTCGTGCTGGAGGATGGCGACGGCATCGACGTGCTGCGCGAGATGGCGGCGGCGAAATTCGCAGGCCATGTGATCGTCATCAGCGGTATGGACGGCAAGCGTCGCAGCGCCGCCCGCAGCTTCGCCCGTTCCGTCGGGATCCAGCTCCAGGGCCTGCCGAAGCCGCTCGATCTCGCCGCGCTGCGGATCAGCCTCGCCAATCTCGGCAAGACCGCAATGGGGCTGCCGGCGATCCACACCTGGGGTGGCGTCGCTACCGACGCGATCGTGGAACGGCACCGCGCCTGA